tttatccagaatggtcaaaaaaatataaaaaaatttgtccgggccaaaaatattgatttttacagtttgattaaaaaaattgttaaaaaaaatttggaccacttttcacgagggcgacttcttgaaccttattctgggatgtctcacgaatgtgattatggaaaaaaattataagaaggtTCAAAAATCATAATTATATCTTCGGATTTCTCATATACAGGTTGTTTTGCATACTTATCGGTGGACCTATACCACAGTATaatttacaagaataaaaaaccgctaataCGTATTCCAACtgcaaaagagctgatatgaatattacgtggcgcaaaaatatattttcattttgatgaaaaatagaattatagttttattttaaaagatttttccatagtaACATGGAAACCAATTGTTGGCACCAAACAGCAACAATTGAAATAGAGCACACAAcatcaaaaaatatacaaatcCGACGAGGAGTGCGTCAGGGTTGCGTGTTATCGCCGCTATTATTTAATCTGTATTTGGAGTCTACATTCAGAGAAGCATTACACAAGGTGAAATCAACATTAACAAAATCATCATAGACAAACAACGTACAAGATCTACAAAATCTAATAAATGCGGTAGTTTGTCATCGCAAAATGTTTGGTTTACAGTGTTCTCAAAGACGTAAACGTACATTTAATTGGTGTCAGATTCATATAGTCTCTCCAGCTCATTCCTTTGTCTTGCCCCTCTGACACACTCCAAAGGGGTATGTGACACAGTGTCCAAAGCCCCTCAATATAGACGATTGTCCAATTCGGCCTTTTTAAATCGGTACTAGTAGCTAAGGAAGCTCCCGTGTCCTGTCAGCAACTGCGTCAGGTCAGATAGTGGTCTAAGCGACAATGTCCGCTGTCCAGCCAGCTCTGCAGATTCGGTATCCGTGACTTCGTCCGCTATCGAACATCCTCCGTTTTGCCACATCTCAATGGACGTGGCCCTCTCCTCTCTCCTACGTTCTTCCCTTAATAAAATACCCACTAAAGGCGCATCCACATTATGCCATGCCTTGCCGATCGGTATTGCCGATCGGCAAAGCCGCATGTAGTACGGACGCAATTGCGGCTTGGGTTCGGGGCCGAAAGCCGAACCGATTCCAAACCCGATTGATGGCGGTCTCGATGAAAGAGAACCGTACCGATCAGTGTAGTGTGTACGTTTTGTAGGCAATCCTCGTCGGCATTCAGTGAGGGATCAGTGCAATTGATCACGAAGACATCTCGTGGCCTGTCGATTCACAATAATTGTGTGCTTTATTGTTATTCGGGAAATGGAGTGGAATGAAGAAAATACACATAACCTACTTGAAATGTATCATGAGCGCCCCGTTCTGTGGAACAGCCGATTGGCAGATTATAAAGACCGGAACAAACGTCGCGATGGATTGTTGGAAATAAGCGTATCTTTTGGAGTGGAGAAAGAGGAAATCGAAAAAAAGATTAGATATCTCTTAAGTCACTTTGCACGGGAAGTAAAAAAAGAGAAAGATTCAGAAAAAAGTGGTAATGGAACCGTAGAAACTTACAAAAGTAAATGGTTTGCGTATAAGTTAATGGAATTTCTGAAGGATAAGAATAAACCTATTGTAACGCAAGATTCAGAGGTATGTATATCATATTTACACTGTAGTAGATACTTTATTCATTCTTAATAATTGAGTTCATATTTATACATAAATTTGAAAATATTGATATAATCATATTGGTATATCGTATTTCATTTATCATATTGAAAAGGCAATGCTCCTTCTTGAGAAATGAAGAATTCGGCCAATTCGTTTCTCACATTTTGTGCCGCAGCTCCACTCCTTCTTGCCCTTCTGCCAAAACTGAGCAATTCATTAGAGGAAGCATTTCGTTTCCAAAGCCCAGGATTAATTGCTCCAGTATCCGAACATTCTACATCAATCATTCCAGGTGGAGTGTAAAGATTTCTTGAAGTGTTTTTTCGCAAGAAATTGTGTAGGTGAATTAAGGCCAAAACTACGTTCGTTGCAGTTTCTGGTTCCAACAACATGGGCCTACGAAGCACTCGGAAAACAGCACTTAAAATGCCAAAAGCATTTTCTGACACTCTTCTTGCGCGGCTCAATCGATAGTTGAATATTCTATTTTTTGAACCATTTTCCTGATGTCCTGCGAATGGCTTCATTATGTTTGTTGATAGTGGGAATGCGTCATCCGCCACAAAAACAAATGGAACATCAGTGCTTCGTCCTAGTAATGAACAAGCAGGTGGAAGGTTTAGGGTATTTTCTTCAAGGCACTCTTTGAAATATGAATCGTTGAATACGCCCCCGTCCGATATTCGTCCCTGACATCCCACGTTTGcatatataaaattataatttgcGTCTACAACAGCGAACAAGACAATGCTAAAGAAGCTCTTGTAGTTGAAAAAATCGATTCCTGAATTTATAGGAGCTTGTATTGATATATGTTTGCCGTCCATAGCtccgacacaatttggaaaattcCATTTGTCGTTGAACTGCTTGGCTATAAAGTACCAACTTTCGTTAGTTTTAGTCATCTGAAAATAAAAGTTACATACCATAAACAGACGAACGAACTATAAATTGCAAAGCAAAAAAGTGGATTAATttagaaattaatattttgtttcaGGGTAAACGAAAACGAAAGGAAGAAGATTCACAAGAAGTAGAAACAGACGATGGAGAAGAGTCGCTACAAGTATTGGAACAGAGCATTGATGGTTCCGAAAATGAGGTTGGAACAACAGCTCAATCTCAATCTAAATCAAACTCAATTAACATTGTGAAGTCCCGTGGTCGAAAAAGTATGGCTACTAATTTACCAATTGTAAACGAGGCAGTGAATCTTATGCGATCTATTACTACTAAAAGGGCTGAAAAGGATGAATTTTCATTGTTTGGTGAACAAGTTGCAATGAAGCTTCGAAAAATTGTGTCGCCATTTGCTAGATTTTCCGTTCAGAATATAATTAATACTGTTCTATTTGAAGCAGAAATGGGCAAATACGATAATCCTCATTTCATAAATCATTCTCATCCATCTACTCCACAAGCATATCCACTGCAATCATTCAATGTTGCCCATAATTCAATACCATCTCCAGGACATTACCCCAATACATTAAGTGGTCGGAGTTCGAGACATCAACTTCTACTATTAATCAAGATGAGGACATTCACACTCTCTTATTGACGTTGtaatttcttatatttttaaatatataacaAACTACGATGAATAGTTATTTTTTCTTACCTTTACGTAATCTTGAAGAGCATCTATGAGCGCTTTGCATACCTCTGCAACACATTTTGAAATAGTTTGCTTAGATATTTTGAAGGTATACATGAGAGAATGGTAGGAATCTCCACTGTCAAAAAAACGTAGCGTAACTGCAAGTCGTTCAGAGGCAGGAATTGCTGCTCTAAATGACGTATCTTTTCTTGAAATAACAGGTCCAATCAAATCTAATAATGTTTGGAAATCTGTTTTGGTCattcgaaaaaaatttctgaatccTGCGTCACATCTATATTCCAAATTTAATTCATCTGCGTCGTCAGAAATCAAATCTTTCATAAGATCCGTGGCACTGTACCTATTACGACTTCTGAGGCTTGGGCGAACCCAAAACCTCTTGGGACGTTTATATGAAGTAGAGGCAATTATTACAACAGCTGCAGCCGCAAGAATCATATCATCCTCTTCTGAACTCATTATTGACACGCAACACTGTACAACTGCTACGTACACACTACAAATATTGTGTGGACACCAGCGACACCAATCGGTTTTGCCGATCGGCAATACCGATCGGCAAGGTATGGCATAATGTGGATGCGCCTTAAGAGCTTAAAATCAACTTGTTTCAATAGCTTATTTGATCTAATTCCCACAGGGAATTAAATATCCAGCAACAGTTCTCGTGAGGTATAGATAGATAAATAGAAATACTTTGGCGGTTTATATGTACGTAGCATTAAAAATTGCAACCAAAGTTTTGTAATTATTAACATGCCATATTTGAGTTTTAAATAAAGTTCCTGTGGGGACTGGATTTAATCAAAAGTTTTAATTAATACAGATGATTAAAATCAATACTAGGTAAAACTTAACA
The window above is part of the Diabrotica virgifera virgifera chromosome 2, PGI_DIABVI_V3a genome. Proteins encoded here:
- the LOC126880919 gene encoding uncharacterized protein LOC126880919 produces the protein MEWNEENTHNLLEMYHERPVLWNSRLADYKDRNKRRDGLLEISVSFGVEKEEIEKKIRYLLSHFAREVKKEKDSEKSGNGTVETYKSKWFAYKLMEFLKDKNKPIVTQDSEGKRKRKEEDSQEVETDDGEESLQVLEQSIDGSENEVGTTAQSQSKSNSINIVKSRGRKSMATNLPIVNEAVNLMRSITTKRAEKDEFSLFGEQVAMKLRKIVSPFARFSVQNIINTVLFEAEMGKYDNPHFINHSHPSTPQAYPLQSFNVAHNSIPSPGHYPNTLSGRSSRHQLLLLIKMRTFTLSY